In Thermococcus zilligii AN1, a genomic segment contains:
- a CDS encoding PH domain-containing protein: METEKGETQKLPKPVLRHLEPDERVLFSIKKKMSLEKPKWLLVTDRRIIYLDEKVLGRYDLKALPYQKLEQVTVKLGIMSSEFIIEGEENIKLRLGWMNREEASKAINAIKDALNAIAIEPVSIEVKKGLTSETWVLKKPKELLTRTMPAYRPAQPVAREEKEDPLEKLKKLKELYDMGVISQEEYEEKRKKLLEEV; this comes from the coding sequence ATGGAAACGGAAAAGGGGGAAACCCAAAAGCTGCCCAAGCCAGTTCTCAGGCATCTCGAGCCAGATGAAAGGGTTCTTTTTTCAATCAAGAAAAAGATGAGCCTGGAAAAGCCAAAGTGGCTCCTTGTAACTGACAGGAGGATAATCTACCTCGACGAGAAGGTTCTCGGGAGGTACGACTTGAAGGCGCTCCCCTATCAGAAACTGGAGCAGGTAACCGTGAAGCTGGGCATAATGTCGTCCGAGTTCATAATAGAAGGGGAGGAGAACATAAAGCTCAGGCTTGGCTGGATGAACAGGGAGGAGGCAAGTAAGGCGATAAACGCGATTAAAGACGCCCTTAACGCCATAGCAATTGAACCCGTTTCGATAGAGGTGAAAAAGGGATTGACGAGCGAGACATGGGTTCTGAAGAAGCCGAAGGAGCTCTTAACGAGAACCATGCCCGCTTACCGGCCGGCCCAGCCGGTCGCGAGAGAGGAGAAGGAAGACCCCCTTGAGAAGCTCAAGAAGCTGAAGGAGCTCTACGACATGGGCGTCATAAGCCAGGAAGAGTACGAGGAGAAAAGGAAGAAGCTGCTGGAAGAAGTATAG
- a CDS encoding S16 family serine protease yields MDSRRALLSFLLAFIVLGSLFLVPSPVAAQCPSGGNTVVLKAPAVAKTPGGNLVGVATTFVITVAPGSGHVYLETWPLARVDMQASARLATQIAGKVTGKNMGRYDVFIQVKADTPIIGGPSAGATMTVGIIAALEGWSVRNDVMMTGMINPDGTIGPVGGILEKASAAASAGSKLFLIPQGQRIQVVQETQNRSIGRVIQITTTSEKVDVVEYAKERWGLEVREVADIYDAVYYFTGHRLPKPEVPPIVVIDTSFLKDDAQRDYQNTTDYYNRVLEELRNSNVDYSTYTALKQALDRAKQIIEGARRDMDSGMYYSALSKDFQARIVIRQVQWYVKVSGPEEVASLLNRVQRELNSTEAFVSGLTIRGYTMLQAVAAAEKRVEEAKKSLQNAWRYYYNSDYWNSVGEAAYSYERIQTARFWAELGERFAGGEVIERESLRATARNYIDESRLIATYIESMYGDALGNDLTSAIEEAEKYYNDGKYSAAIFTAMEARVRGEVFLGTLAIDDMTVLREKLQRMKEAARTAIGLAQMSGIHPLIAIAYYEFAESYERGNTTGDITNAMTFYQYAKESAGVFLMNPSEKNELPANPFEQSTVSTASPSTPESKETSTGICGPVAVVAFSLLPLVIKRRR; encoded by the coding sequence ATGGACTCAAGAAGGGCCCTGCTTAGTTTCCTGTTGGCATTTATCGTTCTCGGAAGTCTCTTCCTGGTGCCGTCTCCAGTGGCCGCCCAGTGTCCCAGCGGGGGTAATACGGTGGTCCTGAAGGCCCCGGCCGTTGCAAAAACCCCCGGGGGCAATCTGGTCGGCGTTGCAACGACCTTTGTCATCACCGTTGCCCCGGGAAGCGGGCACGTTTACCTCGAAACCTGGCCTTTGGCTCGGGTTGATATGCAGGCGAGTGCAAGACTGGCTACCCAGATAGCGGGCAAAGTTACTGGAAAGAACATGGGCAGATACGACGTCTTCATTCAGGTGAAAGCTGACACGCCGATCATCGGCGGCCCATCCGCCGGCGCCACTATGACCGTTGGCATAATAGCGGCCCTGGAAGGCTGGAGCGTGAGAAACGACGTCATGATGACGGGCATGATAAACCCTGACGGCACAATCGGCCCGGTGGGGGGCATACTCGAAAAGGCATCGGCCGCTGCCTCCGCGGGTTCAAAGCTCTTCCTCATCCCCCAGGGCCAGAGGATTCAGGTGGTTCAGGAGACCCAGAATAGGAGCATAGGGAGGGTTATTCAGATAACAACAACGAGCGAGAAGGTCGACGTTGTGGAGTACGCTAAGGAGCGCTGGGGCCTCGAGGTTAGGGAGGTTGCTGACATATACGATGCTGTCTACTACTTCACCGGCCACAGACTTCCTAAGCCTGAGGTTCCCCCCATCGTGGTCATAGACACGTCCTTCCTTAAGGACGATGCCCAGCGGGACTATCAAAACACGACCGATTACTACAATAGAGTCCTGGAAGAGCTCAGGAACAGCAACGTTGATTACTCCACCTACACTGCCCTCAAGCAGGCCCTCGACCGGGCAAAACAAATAATAGAGGGGGCCAGGAGGGACATGGATTCAGGTATGTATTACAGCGCCCTCAGCAAGGACTTTCAGGCGAGAATAGTCATAAGACAGGTTCAGTGGTACGTGAAAGTTTCCGGGCCAGAGGAGGTAGCTTCCCTCCTCAACCGCGTTCAGAGGGAGTTGAATTCCACGGAGGCGTTCGTTTCTGGCCTAACTATAAGAGGTTATACCATGCTTCAGGCAGTTGCGGCCGCCGAGAAAAGGGTTGAAGAGGCCAAGAAGAGCCTCCAGAACGCCTGGAGGTACTACTACAACTCCGACTACTGGAACTCAGTCGGTGAGGCCGCCTACTCTTACGAGAGAATCCAAACCGCCAGGTTCTGGGCTGAACTGGGGGAACGCTTTGCCGGTGGCGAGGTCATTGAGAGGGAATCTCTGAGGGCCACGGCCAGGAACTACATAGATGAGTCCCGCTTGATAGCCACCTACATAGAGTCAATGTACGGTGATGCCCTCGGTAACGACCTCACGTCCGCTATAGAGGAGGCAGAGAAATACTACAATGACGGCAAGTACTCTGCGGCCATATTCACCGCGATGGAAGCCAGAGTCCGCGGGGAGGTGTTCCTGGGCACCTTAGCTATCGACGACATGACGGTTCTCAGGGAGAAACTGCAGAGGATGAAAGAGGCCGCGAGAACGGCTATAGGTCTTGCTCAAATGAGCGGCATTCACCCGCTGATAGCTATAGCCTACTACGAGTTTGCCGAGAGCTACGAGAGGGGTAACACCACCGGGGACATAACAAACGCGATGACATTCTACCAGTACGCCAAGGAAAGCGCGGGAGTCTTCCTGATGAACCCCAGCGAAAAGAATGAACTCCCGGCTAACCCCTTCGAACAATCGACGGTTTCAACCGCTTCACCTTCCACCCCTGAGTCAAAAGAGACTTCGACAGGCATCTGCGGCCCTGTAGCAGTTGTTGCCTTCTCCCTGCTCCCGCTGGTGATTAAAAGGCGCAGGTAG
- a CDS encoding universal stress protein → MGLFSELIDRKFRNMAERRYRDILEEYREFFLSEEEMVIPEINSILLVLDRYSEKPEKEVYETISAYPHAEVCVIYTIDETVARLISATLGEEEARKFREVEREHGEKLLKEVEASLKEFGFAVKPRLLFGDKGEVVINREDKYDLFVVSRKYGGETSKTSPVSPLVIKIVQHVEKPIMVY, encoded by the coding sequence ATGGGCCTGTTCAGCGAGCTGATAGACAGAAAGTTCAGAAACATGGCTGAGAGACGCTACCGGGACATCCTGGAGGAATACCGGGAGTTCTTCCTGAGCGAGGAAGAGATGGTAATCCCCGAGATAAACTCCATCCTCCTGGTTCTGGATCGGTATTCGGAGAAACCGGAAAAGGAGGTTTACGAGACCATATCGGCCTATCCCCATGCGGAGGTCTGCGTAATCTACACCATCGATGAAACCGTCGCCAGGCTTATATCGGCGACCCTCGGCGAAGAGGAAGCCAGGAAGTTCAGGGAGGTTGAAAGGGAACACGGCGAAAAGCTGCTGAAAGAGGTAGAGGCCTCACTGAAGGAATTCGGCTTCGCAGTTAAGCCCAGACTCCTGTTTGGAGACAAGGGCGAGGTGGTTATAAACAGGGAGGATAAGTACGACCTCTTCGTCGTCTCAAGAAAATACGGTGGGGAAACGTCCAAAACCTCTCCGGTGAGTCCGCTCGTCATAAAGATAGTGCAGCACGTGGAGAAGCCAATAATGGTTTACTGA
- a CDS encoding ArsB/NhaD family transporter, with the protein MTVSGQELFALVVFIGAYAAIISEKIHRTVAAMVGASLILIAKTVPWEKLPEYLDLDTILLLAGMMVIVNISRESGLFEYIAIKTAKLSRGSPMKVLLLFAVVTAGVSAFLDNVTTVLLLTPMLLYIARQMEINPVPFLLAEIFASNIGGTATLIGDPPNIMIASAAGLSFNDFLVNMAPIALLDLFITVGIVYLAYRSAMKAHKEREERIKLTIMSLNEEEAVRDRSLFRKSLTIIGLVILGFFFHDKLGVEPAVIALTGASVLLLWSRASPEEALEKVEWATLFFFGGLFIIVGALVETGTIAQMASWMMGHIHSEGEAIAIITWFSALSSAVVDNIPLTATLIPIIKAMGGTLNVYPLWWALSLGACLGGNGTAIGASANVVVIGMAHREGIRITFGDFLKIGMTIMTITVAAGMGIIWVRYVGL; encoded by the coding sequence ATGACAGTTAGCGGGCAGGAGCTTTTTGCACTCGTGGTCTTCATAGGGGCCTACGCGGCGATAATATCGGAAAAGATACACAGAACGGTAGCCGCCATGGTGGGGGCCTCCCTGATCCTGATCGCCAAAACGGTTCCATGGGAAAAACTTCCCGAGTACCTCGACCTCGACACCATACTCCTCCTGGCGGGGATGATGGTGATCGTGAACATATCCAGGGAAAGCGGTCTCTTTGAGTATATAGCAATAAAGACGGCAAAGCTCTCAAGGGGTAGCCCCATGAAAGTTCTCCTGCTTTTCGCGGTCGTTACAGCGGGTGTAAGCGCTTTTCTCGACAACGTCACCACCGTCCTCCTCCTGACTCCCATGCTTCTCTACATAGCCAGGCAGATGGAGATAAACCCGGTGCCGTTTTTATTAGCCGAGATCTTCGCATCAAACATCGGCGGAACGGCCACACTCATAGGAGACCCCCCGAACATTATGATAGCCTCCGCAGCTGGACTGAGCTTCAACGACTTCCTGGTCAACATGGCCCCGATAGCTCTCCTCGACCTCTTCATCACCGTGGGGATTGTCTACCTGGCCTACAGAAGTGCCATGAAAGCCCATAAGGAGCGTGAGGAGAGGATAAAACTGACCATAATGAGCCTCAACGAAGAAGAGGCAGTAAGGGACAGAAGCCTGTTCAGGAAGTCCCTGACAATAATAGGGCTGGTAATCCTGGGGTTCTTTTTCCACGACAAACTTGGAGTCGAGCCGGCTGTGATAGCTCTCACAGGCGCCTCAGTACTGCTCCTCTGGAGCAGGGCATCACCCGAGGAAGCACTGGAGAAGGTCGAATGGGCAACGCTGTTCTTCTTTGGAGGGCTGTTCATCATAGTCGGCGCACTGGTGGAGACCGGGACAATAGCCCAGATGGCCAGCTGGATGATGGGACACATACACAGCGAAGGCGAAGCCATAGCCATAATAACCTGGTTCTCGGCCCTATCAAGCGCCGTTGTGGACAACATACCCCTTACCGCCACGCTAATACCGATAATAAAAGCGATGGGCGGAACTCTCAACGTCTACCCGCTCTGGTGGGCCCTCTCTCTGGGGGCTTGCCTGGGAGGAAACGGCACAGCGATAGGGGCAAGTGCCAACGTTGTCGTCATAGGAATGGCCCACAGGGAGGGAATAAGAATAACCTTCGGGGATTTCCTCAAGATCGGGATGACAATAATGACAATCACCGTCGCCGCGGGGATGGGAATAATATGGGTGAGGTACGTTGGACTGTGA
- a CDS encoding universal stress protein — protein sequence MRILVLVDGSKWSQKAALQAFSIAKRKKAKVILYSVLDRREARAIAVQLSMRRGNIEELQKFEETVWEEMKKSIHEITTALLGVARGEGVNCSIKVREGNAKEEVLREANSGEYTLVVMGAFGKSGKTRIGSLLEEVIGKINPPVIVVR from the coding sequence ATGAGAATACTGGTTCTGGTAGACGGCTCGAAGTGGAGCCAGAAAGCCGCCCTCCAGGCTTTCTCAATAGCGAAGAGGAAGAAGGCAAAGGTAATCCTCTACTCTGTCCTCGACAGAAGGGAAGCAAGAGCCATAGCGGTTCAGCTCAGCATGAGAAGGGGCAACATAGAGGAGCTTCAAAAGTTTGAGGAGACGGTGTGGGAGGAAATGAAGAAGAGCATCCACGAGATAACCACTGCATTGCTCGGCGTGGCGAGGGGAGAGGGCGTAAACTGCTCCATAAAGGTAAGGGAAGGAAACGCAAAGGAAGAGGTACTGAGAGAGGCCAACAGTGGAGAATACACCCTAGTGGTCATGGGAGCCTTTGGAAAGAGCGGAAAGACGAGGATAGGCTCCCTGCTGGAAGAGGTCATAGGGAAGATAAATCCCCCGGTTATAGTAGTTCGTTAA
- a CDS encoding TldD/PmbA family protein produces MIPDYIEKLVRILEREDVEWEIYWEGGRVGSFGIERETLEKAQRKFFSGIGLRIGLKGKMGFSYVSGLSHTGDTLEDLVKRAIKLAEVGNVPFSGFPSPGKVKKVSDIYDPEIEEIPFEEAYELAGHFSSIMAEKKAELGGSYTLSGSLSMGFVHYGVLNSNGVELMGKSTGFSLSSYVVKKGLKSGSGYYGQSYRSLKGWEERYSVLEKALSLAEDNYNAEPGKPYEGEVFLEPGAFLSVLSIFLENLRGDNVYNGRSRFSRPGEEVASDILSISDDPTVPGGVGSYSFDGEGSPGQRTPLVEKGILRGFVLDHTFASLMGYSSTGNAVRDFRTVPQIGFSNVVVEPGDYSEEEFEGVIISRVFGEHTANPVSGDFALTVELGYLVEGEEKIPIKGNMFVGNVFEILKKAEAAGKNGERIGPAYVPGLVTHGKVV; encoded by the coding sequence GTGATTCCCGATTACATTGAAAAGCTGGTCAGAATCCTGGAACGGGAAGACGTTGAATGGGAGATCTACTGGGAGGGGGGCAGGGTTGGTTCGTTTGGCATAGAGCGTGAAACCCTGGAGAAGGCCCAGAGAAAGTTCTTCTCGGGTATAGGGCTCAGGATCGGCCTGAAGGGCAAGATGGGCTTTTCATACGTGTCCGGCCTTAGCCACACCGGTGACACCCTTGAAGACCTTGTTAAAAGGGCCATAAAGCTTGCGGAGGTTGGAAACGTCCCCTTCAGCGGATTTCCCTCTCCGGGAAAAGTTAAAAAAGTTAGTGACATCTACGACCCCGAAATTGAGGAAATTCCCTTTGAAGAAGCCTACGAGCTTGCCGGGCACTTTTCTTCTATTATGGCTGAGAAAAAAGCTGAACTTGGTGGTTCCTACACCCTTTCGGGTTCCCTGAGCATGGGCTTTGTTCACTACGGTGTCCTGAACTCCAATGGGGTTGAACTGATGGGGAAGAGCACGGGCTTCAGCCTGTCCTCCTACGTCGTTAAGAAGGGGTTGAAGAGCGGAAGTGGCTACTACGGCCAGAGTTATCGCAGTCTGAAGGGGTGGGAAGAGAGGTACAGTGTCCTGGAGAAGGCGTTGTCCCTTGCGGAAGATAACTACAACGCTGAACCGGGAAAACCCTATGAAGGGGAGGTCTTCTTAGAGCCGGGTGCTTTCCTCTCGGTTCTCTCCATCTTCCTTGAAAACCTTCGGGGGGATAACGTCTACAACGGCCGCTCAAGGTTCTCCAGACCGGGAGAGGAAGTCGCTTCGGATATCCTTTCGATTTCCGATGACCCAACGGTTCCGGGGGGCGTTGGGAGTTACTCCTTTGATGGGGAAGGTAGCCCGGGCCAGAGGACGCCCCTGGTTGAGAAAGGCATCCTGAGGGGCTTCGTTCTCGATCACACGTTCGCTTCCCTCATGGGATATTCCAGCACTGGAAACGCTGTCCGGGACTTTAGAACGGTACCCCAAATAGGGTTCAGCAACGTGGTCGTCGAACCTGGAGACTACAGCGAGGAGGAGTTTGAGGGGGTTATAATTTCGAGGGTCTTCGGCGAACACACCGCCAATCCCGTAAGTGGGGACTTCGCACTCACGGTTGAACTGGGCTACCTGGTCGAAGGTGAGGAAAAGATTCCCATAAAGGGCAACATGTTCGTTGGGAACGTCTTTGAAATCCTGAAAAAAGCGGAAGCAGCTGGGAAAAATGGGGAGAGGATTGGCCCGGCCTACGTCCCAGGTCTCGTTACCCACGGAAAGGTAGTTTAA
- a CDS encoding TldD/PmbA family protein: MEERLLRIAERLAERYRVEYFDIRISRAGLTSISLQNDRLEELSSNVEMGIGVRAFKSSWGFSSANDLSRAEEVIKIAIKIASLSSGSSRIYLGDPVRDDVEILGRKKVSEVDLEDKLSLVRGAGSSLEGDSIKNRSVHYDDSVNEQVFINSLGSEIRTVVSRVRLSISATAHSAGEMQQYWKVFGGVGGFEMVEEVDLSHWGPFVAGKAMELLKAASPPSGEFKVLMDPELTGVFIHEALGHAVEADSVKNGESILAGKLGEKIAVDGLTVVDDPTLPGKFGSYPYDDEGVKAKRVEIIKDGVLREYLTDRETSAVLGLEPNGHGRAQSYAHQPLVRMSNTYVEPGDWSFDEMVEELRNGLYMIGDKGGEVDIASGTFTFGAKEGYLVENGRITKHLRDVSLSGGILDVLRNVMAVGRDVRVEFPGYCGKGQWVPVDDGGPHLLTKATVGGLK, from the coding sequence ATGGAGGAGAGGCTCCTTAGAATAGCCGAGAGGCTGGCCGAGAGGTACCGCGTTGAGTACTTCGACATAAGAATAAGCCGCGCTGGTTTAACTTCCATATCCCTTCAGAACGACAGACTTGAGGAGCTCTCATCAAACGTTGAGATGGGCATAGGGGTCAGGGCGTTTAAATCTTCATGGGGTTTTTCATCGGCCAACGACCTTTCGAGGGCTGAGGAGGTTATAAAAATAGCAATAAAGATAGCCAGTCTTTCGAGTGGGAGCTCCAGAATATACCTTGGCGACCCGGTAAGGGATGACGTCGAGATACTCGGGAGGAAAAAGGTTTCGGAAGTTGACTTAGAGGATAAGCTCTCCCTCGTGAGGGGGGCTGGTTCTTCCCTTGAGGGGGACAGCATAAAAAACCGGAGCGTGCACTATGACGATTCCGTTAATGAGCAGGTTTTCATCAACTCCCTTGGAAGCGAGATTCGAACTGTTGTCTCCCGTGTGAGGCTGTCAATTTCTGCAACCGCTCACTCGGCCGGGGAGATGCAGCAGTACTGGAAGGTCTTCGGGGGGGTCGGGGGCTTTGAAATGGTTGAAGAAGTCGATTTAAGCCACTGGGGACCTTTCGTTGCCGGAAAGGCGATGGAGCTTCTAAAAGCGGCTTCGCCGCCTTCGGGGGAATTTAAAGTTCTCATGGATCCCGAACTCACGGGAGTTTTCATCCACGAGGCCCTGGGGCATGCAGTAGAGGCCGATTCCGTTAAAAACGGTGAGAGCATCCTGGCCGGAAAGCTTGGGGAAAAGATAGCCGTTGATGGGCTAACAGTCGTCGATGACCCAACTTTGCCCGGAAAGTTCGGCTCTTACCCCTACGACGACGAGGGGGTCAAAGCTAAGAGGGTTGAGATCATAAAGGACGGCGTTCTCAGGGAGTACCTCACCGACAGGGAAACTTCAGCTGTTTTGGGGCTCGAACCCAACGGTCACGGAAGGGCCCAGAGCTACGCCCACCAGCCCCTCGTGAGGATGAGCAACACCTACGTTGAGCCCGGGGACTGGTCATTTGATGAAATGGTGGAAGAACTCAGGAACGGGCTCTACATGATAGGTGACAAGGGAGGAGAGGTGGACATAGCCAGCGGTACCTTCACCTTTGGCGCCAAGGAGGGCTATCTGGTCGAGAACGGAAGGATAACGAAGCATCTCCGCGATGTTTCTCTCTCCGGAGGAATCCTGGACGTTCTCAGGAATGTGATGGCCGTTGGGCGCGACGTTAGGGTGGAGTTCCCCGGTTACTGCGGCAAGGGTCAGTGGGTTCCGGTGGATGACGGCGGGCCTCACCTTCTGACGAAGGCAACCGTTGGGGGGTTGAAGTAG
- a CDS encoding alpha-amylase family glycosyl hydrolase, with product MRRLWVLLLIALLLPQAGATSFHVPEKSVIYQVMVDRFYDGNTSNNGPFYDPTRSNYRMYWGGDLEGLIEKLDYIKSLGITEIWISPINDNINALAYGSAPYHGYWPRDFKRIEEHFGTWETFRKLVEEAEKRGMCIIVDYVPNHSNPTSDGEFGKLYDNGTPITNYLYDAKKAVINPYTGSREYVYHHNGGISEWYGFQLKYANLYDLADFNQHNPFVDGYLKEGAELFLKAGACGFRIDAVKHMDLGWLETFYLHLYSRSSVPLFIYGEYYNLDPSRTDDLYFFYQYSNVTSLLSIPVRGKIANTFAYGGSFESLARNLEEYYSTFVYPNKAVNFLDNHDLVRFLNMNPDKNRFHMALALTMTLPGIPVIYYGDESYLVSKDGKGDPYNRPMMVFNNTTEAARIIRTLAELRKQNDALAYGDFRTIHAEYSLWVFRRDFGNHGLVVVLNKGNDKNLSLALDWGDGTYTDVINGINMTVKDGNATLHAPKDSVLVFHREGVQKKPLIGSITPYSAQPGNLVALAGASFGGTGRVIVGGKEAQIISWSDDLIVFRVPEVETGSPWVDVYIKTSYGESNRVKLRYYRRDVIPVLVAIKGSDLQGYLWIRGNTPELAEPRPLIKSSTGYYFTVVPLPEGVPFEVEILDGLPWEGLVSTGKVYHGVANWTTLLEPGPLPRPTTTTRSTTTGSTTTTTTTTHTTTSTSLSSTTTTSKITSFTSSTTATTPTTTTTTTTTTSKPTTTTTTTTTSMGGGGICGPSSVLLMALLPLLKRRG from the coding sequence TTGAGAAGGCTGTGGGTTCTACTCCTCATAGCGCTCCTGCTCCCCCAGGCGGGAGCAACGAGCTTCCACGTTCCGGAGAAGAGCGTTATTTACCAGGTTATGGTCGACAGGTTCTACGACGGGAACACGAGCAACAACGGGCCGTTTTATGATCCAACCCGTTCCAATTACAGGATGTACTGGGGCGGTGACCTGGAAGGGCTCATCGAAAAGCTCGACTACATAAAGAGCCTCGGAATAACTGAAATATGGATATCACCAATCAACGACAACATCAACGCCCTAGCCTACGGTTCCGCCCCCTATCACGGCTACTGGCCCAGGGACTTCAAGAGAATAGAGGAGCACTTCGGAACATGGGAGACGTTCAGAAAGCTCGTTGAAGAAGCCGAAAAGAGGGGAATGTGCATAATAGTTGACTACGTCCCCAACCATTCGAACCCTACCAGTGATGGCGAGTTTGGAAAGCTTTACGACAATGGAACTCCCATTACCAACTACCTCTACGACGCGAAGAAGGCCGTTATAAACCCCTACACGGGGAGCAGGGAGTACGTCTACCATCACAACGGGGGCATAAGCGAGTGGTACGGGTTCCAGCTCAAATACGCCAACCTCTACGACCTGGCTGATTTCAACCAGCACAACCCCTTCGTGGACGGCTACCTGAAGGAAGGGGCAGAACTCTTCCTTAAGGCGGGGGCCTGCGGCTTCAGGATTGACGCCGTGAAGCACATGGATCTGGGCTGGTTAGAAACCTTCTATCTCCACCTCTACTCCCGCTCCAGCGTCCCGCTCTTCATCTACGGGGAATACTATAACCTTGACCCAAGCAGAACCGACGACCTCTACTTCTTCTACCAGTACTCGAACGTTACTTCACTCCTCAGCATTCCAGTAAGGGGTAAAATAGCGAACACGTTCGCCTATGGTGGAAGCTTCGAAAGCCTGGCCCGCAACCTGGAAGAATACTACTCAACCTTCGTCTATCCGAACAAGGCCGTAAACTTCCTCGACAACCACGACCTCGTCAGGTTTCTCAACATGAACCCCGACAAAAACCGCTTCCACATGGCACTCGCACTCACCATGACGCTCCCCGGGATACCCGTCATCTACTACGGTGATGAGAGCTACCTCGTCAGCAAGGACGGCAAAGGCGACCCCTACAACAGACCCATGATGGTCTTCAACAACACAACGGAGGCGGCGAGAATAATAAGAACCCTGGCAGAGCTCAGGAAGCAGAACGACGCCCTCGCCTACGGGGACTTCAGAACCATTCACGCGGAGTACTCCCTGTGGGTCTTCAGGAGGGACTTCGGGAACCACGGCCTCGTGGTTGTGCTCAACAAAGGGAATGACAAAAACTTAAGCCTGGCGCTCGACTGGGGGGATGGAACCTACACGGACGTGATAAACGGGATCAACATGACCGTAAAAGATGGAAACGCCACCCTTCACGCTCCCAAGGACAGCGTTCTCGTGTTCCACAGGGAAGGCGTTCAGAAAAAGCCGCTGATAGGCTCAATAACGCCCTACTCGGCCCAGCCCGGAAACCTGGTGGCGCTGGCCGGGGCGTCCTTTGGAGGGACGGGCAGGGTAATAGTGGGTGGAAAGGAGGCACAGATCATCAGCTGGAGCGATGACCTGATAGTCTTCAGGGTTCCCGAAGTTGAAACCGGTTCCCCCTGGGTTGACGTTTACATAAAGACCAGCTATGGGGAGAGCAACCGCGTGAAACTCCGCTATTATAGAAGAGACGTTATACCCGTCCTGGTGGCCATAAAAGGGAGCGACCTCCAGGGATATCTCTGGATAAGGGGCAACACACCGGAGCTTGCCGAACCCAGGCCCCTGATAAAGTCCTCAACCGGCTACTACTTCACGGTTGTTCCACTACCCGAAGGTGTCCCCTTCGAGGTCGAGATCCTGGACGGCCTCCCGTGGGAAGGGCTGGTATCCACCGGAAAAGTTTACCACGGGGTGGCCAACTGGACGACCCTGCTCGAGCCAGGACCGCTTCCAAGGCCAACGACCACCACCAGATCTACCACAACGGGCAGCACAACCACGACGACAACTACCACCCACACGACCACCTCAACTTCACTCTCTTCCACTACAACGACCAGCAAAATCACCTCATTCACCTCTTCCACAACCGCCACTACACCCACAACAACGACCACTACAACAACCACCACCAGCAAGCCCACGACTACTACGACTACCACCACGACCAGCATGGGAGGTGGCGGAATCTGCGGCCCAAGCTCGGTTCTTCTTATGGCCCTTCTGCCCCTCCTCAAGAGGAGGGGTTAG
- a CDS encoding DUF2103 domain-containing protein, giving the protein MPRHLRKGVKREHHFLKGLEGPLEEIARIPGVKKVIPGRIYASDSRGFEIKVTRETRTGLKLVAKSDGSVQEVFLVVDKADRARVREGIEVLFGNER; this is encoded by the coding sequence ATGCCCAGGCACCTCCGCAAAGGCGTCAAAAGGGAGCACCACTTTCTCAAGGGGCTCGAGGGGCCGCTCGAGGAGATAGCCCGGATTCCGGGGGTCAAGAAGGTCATCCCGGGGAGGATATACGCGAGCGATTCCAGGGGCTTCGAGATAAAGGTGACGAGGGAAACCCGGACCGGCCTAAAGCTCGTCGCCAAGAGCGACGGGAGCGTTCAGGAGGTATTTTTAGTCGTGGATAAGGCTGACAGGGCGAGGGTTCGGGAAGGAATTGAGGTGCTTTTTGGGAATGAAAGATGA